From Marinobacterium sp. LSUCC0821, a single genomic window includes:
- the purT gene encoding formate-dependent phosphoribosylglycinamide formyltransferase, whose translation MKKVMLLGSGELGKEVVIALQRLGHTVIACDSYENAPAMQVADGFEVFSMLDGDALDAAVAKHAPDIIVPEVESIRTDRFYDYEAQGIQVTPSAKAANFTMNRKLIRDLAAKDLGLRTAPYDYATNFEEFKAAVAKVGIPCVVKPLMSSSGKGQSVVKSEADMQFAFDYALEGSRGDIKEMIVEGFIDFDFEITLLTVTQKSGDTLFCAPIGHRQERGDYQESWQPCYVDPAQLEECKEMAAKVTQALGGAGIWGIEFFISSDAVYFSELSPRPHDTGMVTLAGTQNFNEFELHARALLGLPIPEIEQRYPGVSAVILAAQDGVPNFSGIEEACSYPQADLKIFGKPTTRPYRRMGVALAYDRTGDESMDALRARAAEIASKVKVH comes from the coding sequence ATGAAAAAAGTGATGCTACTCGGTTCTGGCGAACTCGGGAAAGAGGTTGTTATTGCTCTGCAGCGCCTTGGCCATACCGTAATTGCTTGTGACTCTTACGAAAATGCCCCAGCGATGCAGGTTGCTGATGGCTTTGAGGTCTTCTCAATGCTGGATGGCGATGCGCTAGACGCCGCTGTCGCTAAACATGCGCCCGACATCATCGTGCCAGAAGTTGAGAGTATCCGTACCGACCGTTTCTACGACTATGAAGCGCAGGGTATTCAAGTGACGCCTAGCGCCAAAGCGGCCAATTTCACAATGAACCGCAAATTGATTCGTGATCTTGCGGCTAAAGACCTTGGGCTGCGCACCGCTCCTTACGACTACGCGACCAACTTTGAAGAGTTCAAAGCAGCCGTAGCAAAAGTAGGAATCCCGTGTGTCGTTAAGCCGCTTATGTCGAGCTCTGGCAAAGGGCAATCTGTAGTGAAGAGCGAAGCGGATATGCAGTTCGCGTTTGACTATGCTCTTGAGGGTTCGCGCGGCGATATCAAAGAGATGATTGTTGAGGGCTTTATCGACTTTGATTTCGAAATCACCCTTCTGACAGTGACTCAAAAAAGTGGCGATACGCTCTTCTGTGCGCCTATCGGCCACCGCCAAGAGCGAGGTGATTACCAAGAGAGCTGGCAGCCATGTTATGTAGATCCGGCGCAGCTTGAAGAGTGTAAAGAGATGGCCGCCAAAGTGACTCAAGCCTTGGGCGGCGCTGGCATCTGGGGTATCGAATTCTTTATCTCTAGTGATGCAGTCTACTTCTCTGAGCTAAGTCCACGTCCACACGATACAGGCATGGTTACGCTTGCGGGCACACAGAACTTCAACGAGTTTGAACTTCATGCGCGCGCTCTGCTTGGCCTGCCTATCCCTGAGATCGAACAACGTTACCCAGGTGTAAGTGCTGTCATTCTTGCAGCTCAAGATGGTGTACCCAACTTCTCTGGGATCGAAGAGGCATGCAGCTACCCACAGGCAGACCTTAAAATCTTCGGCAAACCAACAACACGTCCATACCGTCGTATGGGTGTAGCTCTCGCCTACGACCGAACTGGTGATGAGAGTATGGATGCACTGCGTGCCCGTGCTGCAGAGATCGCCTCTAAAGTGAAAGTGCACTAA